The DNA window CCCACCGTGAGGAGGCCGCCCAGCTGGTCTCCGAGCTGAGCCTCCAGCAGAAGGCCGGTCAGGTGCTGGTGGGCGAATACTCCAGCTCCGATGCCTCCGACATGGCTGGGCTGGTGCAGGAGCTCCATCTGGCGGGGGCCATCGTCATGGGCGACAACGTCCCCACCAGCGGTCAGGGTGCCGACCAGCCCGGGGCGGACCTCGCGGAGCTGGAGACTCAGCTCGCCTCCATCCAGGCGGCGGCCGAGGAGCGCGGCTACCCCGCGATGATCTCTGTGGACCAGGAGGGCGGCCTGGTCACCCGTGTGGGCGAGCCGCTGACCGAATGGCCGGCTCCCATGGCCTACGGCGCGGCCGCAGAGACCCTCGACGGCACCGGTCTGACCTGGCAGGGGCACCGTTTCATGGGGGAGGAGCTCGCTGAGCTCGGCTTCACCGCCTCTTTCGCGCCCAACGGGGACGTGACCGTGGGCGCGGCCGATCCCACAGTGGGCTCGCGCTCCTTCGGCTCCGACCCGGAGGCTGTGGCTGAGCTCTCGCTCAGCGGCATCCGTGGTCTGGCCGAGGGCGGCCTGATGGGATCGGTGAAACACTTCCCCGGACACGGCTCGGTCACCGATGACTCCCACCACACTCTGCCGGTGCAGGACGCCTCCCTGGAGGAGCTGCGTGCGCGGGACTGGGTGCCCTTCGCCGAGAGCATCGAGGCCGGAGTGCCGATGATCATGATGGGTCATATCGATGTCCCCGCCTTGGATGATGGGGTGCCCTCCTCCCTCTCCTCCGCCGCCTACGACGAGCTGCGCGAGATGGGCCACGACGGAGTGGTGGTCACCGACGCACTGAACATGGGTGCCATCGCCGACGGCTACGGACCGGACCAGGCGCCGGTCATGGCGCTGGAGGCCGGGGCGGACCTGCTGCTGATGCCCGCCGACGTCCGCGGAGCCCACGAGGCGATCGTCAGCGCCGTCGAATCCGGGGAGCTCAGTCAGGACCGCCTGGATGAGGCAGCCGAGCGTGTGGTGTCCCTGCTGCTCTGGCAGCAGGATCTGGAGGCCGGAGAGCTCGACGCCGGCCCCGGCGTGCAGATGCCCGAGGTTCTGCGCGATCACTACCTCAGCCAGGAAGAGGGGCTCACCGAGGAGGAATGGCTCCAGGACGATGCCGCCGAGGCAGAGTCCGGATCCTCCGAGGAGGCGGAGCGTCGTGCGCGCAGTGTGGCCGAACAGCTGGCCGCAGCCTCGGTGACGGTGGTCTCCGGCGAGTGCGGTGCCGATCAGTCAGAAGCCGGTCTGCAGATCAGCGGCGGCACTGAGCAGGACCAGGCGCGCTTGGCCGCGGCCGCCGAGCGGGCCGGCGTCGAGGTCTCCGGGGCCGGTGGGACGCAGGTGGTCCTGCTGGGCGGTGATCAGCCCGCCGCCGGCGGGGACGTGGCCGTGGCCCTGGACCGTCCGGAGGCGTTGGACGGATCGGCCGCTCCTGCCCAGATCGCCCTCTACGGCCGCACCGCGGAGTCCTTCGATGCGCTGATCGCAGTGCTCCAGGGAGCCGAGGCCCCCGGTGCTCTGCCGGTGGCGGTGGGCGAGCTCGAGCCCGGACACTCGGCCTGCTGATGTCTGAGGGGATGGAGAGGGTGACGGCCCAGCTGCAGGTGGGAATGGTCGCTTCGCAGAAGATCTCGGACCTGATCTCCGAATTCTCACTGGGCGAGTACGAGCTGGCCTCCTGGGAGACCAAGAGCGCAGTGGAGGACGAGTACCAGGTGTTGGCGGGGGCGCTGGAAGAGGTGCGTGACCTGGACCCGGAGTTCGCCGAGCGGATCCCGGGGCTGGCCGAAGCGGTCGGCGTCGGACGTCATATCTCCGCAGCCGAGCTGGAGGCTGAGGACGAGATCATCTGGCGCAGCGCCGCCGCAGAGCTGCCTCAGCTGCAGCAGGCCCTGCTCCAGCTGCTCATGCACAGCTGAGGGTCACAGGGCTGCAGGGTCACCGAGCCCACAGGGTCACCGGGTCCACAGGGTCACCGAGTCCACAGGGCCGCAGAGTCGCCGGCTCACAGCGGCTGCACGACGGCGGCGATGCGCTCCTGTCCGATCCGCACCAGAACCAGGGTGCGGTGGACCTTGGAGCCTCTGCTCTTCTTGCCTGATCTCTTCCCGCCGAGGATCTGCCGGCGCAGCTGTTCGGGCACGATGTCCACTCCGCGCTTCTTGATCTCCACGCTGGTCACCGCCTCCTCCTGGGCCCAGCGCTGCAGCGTCCTGACATTGAAGTCCATGACCTGTTCCACGCGGTAGCCGCGAGCCAGCGGGGCCAGGTCGTCCGCATAGGGCTCCGCTGCGACGAAATAAGCGATGTGCTCATCCAGCAGCTCGCCGCCGAACGCCGCCGCGCAGTCCTGGACCAGGCCCGCGCGGATGATGGCGCCGTCGGGTTCATAGAGGATTTCGTCGGGCACCGGCAGGCGCGCCGCGGAAGCGACGCCGTCGGCCTCAGGGGCCGCGCCGGCGTCGGGAGCTTCGGTCGTTCCGGCAGCGGTGTTCCAGCCGGAGGAAGAGGTCAGCTCCACAGCTCGGCGACCTTCCTCGCTGCTGTGCAGGACTGTGGCGGCGCGGGAGACGGCTGAGCGCTCGCCGTCGGCGTCGTCACTGCTGAGCCGCCGGGCCAGAGCATTGAACCAGAGCACGGCTTCGACCACATCGCCGCCGTCGCTGACCCATTCGGCTTCACAGCCCTCGGGGATCAGCTCATGCGGGATGCCTGGTCCCAGCTTCACCCCCATGGGGATGCCGGTCTCGGCCAAGCCGGTCACAAAGCTCAGCGGCGGGGAGAACGCCTCCGGGTCCCACACCCGCGACGCCGCGCCGCTGCCTGAATGCCCACGGCCGGCGTCGCGCCGCGCCGGATCCAGCCAGAGGCCCCAGCCCTCGGGCAGCGGGCCGTGCTGGTCCATGAACTCCTCGGCGGTGGTGTGCAACACGTCAGCCTCGGGGAAAGCCATCAGATTCACCGTGGCTGCGGCCGCAGTGGTCTCGTCGGCCTCCACGGCGATCACGTTCAGTCCCAGGGAGGCCAGGGCCATCGTGTCGCCGCCCAGCCCGCAGCCGAGGTCTGCGGCGTGGGTCAGGCCGGCCTCGCGGAAGCGCTGGGCATGACGGGCGGCCACCGGAAGTCGGGTGGCCTGCTGCAGTCCGTCCCGGGTGAAGAGCATCTGCTCGGCGAAGTCGCCGAACTTCGCCGCGGCCTCAGCGCGCAGGGAAGACTGCGTCAGTGCGGCGGCGACCAGCTCAGGAGAGTGGCCCTGCTTTCGCAGCTTCTGGTTGAGGGCCAGGGAGTCGGCCTCGGCGTAGGGCGGCAGGGAGTTGAGCAGTTCCCAGCCCTCCGGGGAGAGCAGCGGCTCCAGCGGGGAGGGGGAGCGGTCGGCGTCGTTCACCCTCCCACGCTATCGCGCAGCGCTTCTACCCCAGTTGTTTGGGCGAAGAGTTGCCGTCTCAGAGCTCGCAGGCCGTTGGGACGGCAACTCTTCGCCCACACAACTCCTGGAGGACACGCCCTGCCCACACTCTGAGACTGCGGCCTCGGAGGAGTTGCGGTCCTTGAGTTATGTCTGTAGGTTCTTTTCTGCTTAGGATAGGCTAAGTGCAAGGTTGGCATAATAGAGAACTCCACTCTTCGCTCAGTCGATCTCACTCTCTCCGAGGAAGGTTCCCCATGCTCGCAACCACTACGTCCCAGGCGTCTGCGCCGCATCGCCGCCGCGCAGCCGGCATCCTCTCCGCAGCGGCAGCCTCCGTTCTGCTGCTCTCCGCCTGCGCCGACGCCGAAGCAGAGAGCGGCAGCGCCGCCGGCTCCGGCGAGACCATCACTGTGGAGGATGACCACGGCACCCATGAGATCGACCTGGACAGCATCGAGTCCGTCGGCGCCTTCGACAACCGAAGCTTCCGGCTGCTGGAGGATCTCGGTGTGGAGCTGTCCGTGGCGCCCCGGGGCCTGATGCAGCCCCACGTCCACGAGACCTATGCCGAGGACGAGAGCATCCTGGACACCGGCAACCACCGCGAGCCCGACCTCGAGCAGCTCGCCGCCGCCCAGCCCGACCTGGTGATCACCGGCCAGCGCTACTCCGAGTACTACGACGAGATGGCCGATCTGATGCCGGAGGACGGCGTCATCCTGGAGTGGGATGAGGGGACCTCGGACCCGACCACCTTCTTCGAGGGCCTGCGCGAGCAGGTCACCAACATGGGCGAGATCTTCCAGGCCGAGGAGGAGGCCGATGAGCTCATCGCCGAGCTCGATGAGGCCCTGGAGCGTGTGGAGTCCGCCTACAACGGCGAGGATACGGTGATGGGCCTGGTCACCTCCGGCGGCGACATCAACTATGCCGGTCCCAATCAGGGCCGCGGCGTGGCTCCGCTCTTCCAGGAGTTCGACCTGGAGCCGGCGCTGGAGGTGGATGACGAATCCACCGACCATGAGGGTGACGACATCTCCGTGGAGGCCATCGCAGACTCGGATCCGGAGTGGATTCTCGTGCTGGACCGCGACGGCATGATGCCGGATGACCCGGAGTACACCGCGGCCGATGAGCTGATCGCCGACTCCCCGGCTCTTCAGCAGACCTCCGCGATCGAGAACGATCAGATCGTCTACATGCCGCAGAACATGTACATCACCGAGGACATCCAGGCCTACACGGAGTTCCTCAACGATTTCGCCGATGCCCTGGAGGAGGCTGAGTAAGGCTCAGCTGGCTTCGGAGGCTCAGGGTGATGGGCGTAAGGACTTTGTCCTCTCGTCCATCACCCTTAGGATTGCCTCACCGCTTTTAGCGCACTCGCCCCTGCTCTCACGCTGACGGAAGCCCTCTATGACCACCACCCTGCGTCAGGACGTCTCGCAGACCAGCCGAGACATCCTCGTGGATGATCCGCGCACCCGTCGGCACCGGCGGCTGTGGACGCCGGCGTTCCTCCTGGCGGTCCTGGTCACCCTGGGCCTGCTGGTGCTCTCCCTGGTGGTCGGCCAGTTCGACGTCTTCGGCGGAGAGGACTGGGAGAACTTCTGGATGTTCGGCATCACGCGAGTGCCGCGCACCGTCGCTTTGGTCCTGGCCGGCGCGGCCATGGCCATGTGTGGGGTCATCATGCAGCTGCTGACCCAGAACCGGTTTGTGGAGCCCTCCACGATGGGCACCACCGAATGGGCCGGACTCGGCCTCATCCTGGTCATGTGGCTCTACCCCTCCGCCTCTCTGGGGGAGCGGATGATCGGGGCCGTGATCATGTCCTTCGTGGGCACTATGGTCTTCTTCCTCTTCCTGCGCCGGGTCTCGCTGAAGTCCAGTCTGATCGTGCCGATCATCGGCATCATGCTCGGCGCCGTCGTCTCCTCCTTCACCACGTACCTGGCGCTGATGACCGACCGGCTCCAGACGCTGGGCATCTGGTTCCAAGGCTCCTTCACCGGAATCATCCAGGGCCGCTACGAGCTGCTGTGGATCGTGCTGGCCGTGACAGTGGCGGTGTTCCTGGTGGCCGACCAGTTCACCGTGGCGGGCCTGGGTCGAGACATGGCCACCAATGTGGGCCTGAACTACGCCTTGGTGCTGTTCATGGGCACTGCCATGGTGGCCGTGGCCACCGGAGTCACCGCCACCGTCGTCGGTACTCTGCCGTTCCTGGGACTGGTGGTCCCCAACATCGTGGCCCTGTTCCGCGGTGACGATCTGCGCACCAACCTGCCCTGGGTGGTGCTGGTGGGCATCTGCACCGTCACCATCTGTGACCTGATCGGCCGCACGATCATCGCTCCCTTCGAGATCCCGGTGGGCATGGTGCTGGGCCTGGTGGGCGGCGTCGTCTTCCTGGCTCTGCTGCTGCGCCAGCGCCGTCGGGGAGGCCTGGTCAGCTGATGTTCAAGCCGAGAGCCGCGGCACCTGCGCGCCGCCGAGACGCCGCTGAGCGCCCCCGGCGCTCCGGCCCGATCACCGGTCCGCAGCACAGGCGCCGCTATGTGATCACCATGTCGGTGCTGGTGCTTGCGGCGTTGGGCCTGACCTTCGGCATCATGACCTGGGACAACCCGGCCGAGACCGGTTCTCGTCCGTGGTGGCTGATCGTGGACATGCGGCGGGACTCGCTGATCACCATCGCCGTGGTGGCGCTGTGTCACGCGGTGGCCACCGTGGCATTCCAGACGGCCGTGAACAACCGCATCCTGACCCCCGGGATCATGGGCTTCGGCTCGCTCTACACGGCCATCCAGACCGGGGCGGTGTTTCTGCTGGGTGCCGGCGGGTCAGCCGCACTGGTCGGCGTCGGGCCCTTCCTGCTGCAGATGGTGGCCATGGTGCTGCTGGCGACGCTGCTCTACACCTGGCTGCTGAGCGGAAAGTTCTCCAACATCCACATCATGCTGCTGGTGGGCGTGGTGATCGGCGGTGTGCTGGGCTCGCTGTCGAACTTTATGCAGCGGATGCTGACCCCTTCGGAGTTCGACGTGCTCACCGCGCGTCTCTTCGGCAACATCTCCAACGCCCGGGCGGACTACCTGCCCTATGCCATCCCGCTGGTGCTTGTGGCCGTCGTGCTGATCTGGCTGCGGGCGAACTCGCTCAACGTCCTGGCCCTGGGCAGAAACACTGCCCAGAATCTGGGTCTGAACCATCAGCGTGAGCTGATCATCGTCATGGCGCTGGTCTCGCTGCTGGTGGCTGTGGCCACGGCGCTGGTCGGTCCCATGATGTTCCTGGGCTTCCTCTCGGCCACGTTGGCCTACCAGTTCGGCGACACCTATTCCCACCGCATGCTCTTCCCAATGGCGGCGCTCTTCGGCTACACCATCCTGGCCGCCAGCTACTTCGTCCTGCGCCACATCTGGGACGCCGGGGGAGCGGTCACCGTGATCGTGGAGCTGATCGGCGGACTGGTCTTCCTGATCGTTCTGATGAGAAAGGGGCGCTTGTGAGCATCACACTGACCGACGTCGCCAAGGACTATTCCTCGAGCGTGAAGATCGGGCCGGTCACCACCGAGATCCAGTCCGGCGGTGTGACTGCGCTGGTGGGCCCCAACGGTGCGGGCAAGTCCACCATCCTCACGATGATCGGGCGGCTGCTGGACATCGACACCGGTGAGATCACGGTGGCCGGCCATGACGTGGTCAACACGCCCTCGAAGACCATCGCCAAGATCCTCTCGGTGCTGCGCCAGGAGAACCACTTCGTCACCCGGCTGACGGTGCGTCAGCTGGTGGGATTCGGGCGGTTCCCGCATTCGAAGGGCCGGCTGACCATCGGCGACGAGAGGTACATCTCCGAGGCCATCGACTTCCTGAATCTGACCGATCTGGAGGACCGGTACCTGGATCAGCTCTCCGGCGGGCAGCGCCAGCGGGCCTATGTGGCCATGGTGCTGGCGCAGAACACCGACTACGTGCTGCTGGACGAGCCGCTTAACAACTTGGACATGCAGCATGCGGTCCAGATGATGAAGCAGCTGCGCCGGGCCGCCGATGAGCTGGGACGCACTGTGGTGATCGTGCTGCACGACATCAACTTCGCCGCCCACTACTCGGACAGGATCCTGGCGATGAAGGATGGCCAGGTGGTCGAGCACGGGACCCCGCGGGAGATCATGCGCGATGAGGTGCTCACCGGCATCTTCAACACCGACATCCAGGTGATCGAGGGTCCCAGCGGCCCGCTGGCGGTGTACTACTGATTGCGCCTGTCTCACTGTCTGAGACAGGCGCAATCTTCCTGCGGGATTCCTGGCAAGCGGTCTTACGATCTTTGAGTCTGCACGCCTCTGCGCGTGCGATTCACCCAGAATCGTTCCTCCTTGGAGAACTGAGAGTCCCATGTCAACGACAACCGACCCGGCCGCGCAGCCGGACCCGAACAGTGCCGATCCCAATGCCGGGGATCGGATCGCCGATGAGAACCTGAAGACTCCGCGGCGCCGCATCATCGTAGCGTCGCTGATCGGCACCACGATCGAGTTCTACGACTTCTACATCTACGCCACGGCGGCCGTCTCGGTCTTCCCGATCCTCTTCTTCACCGCAGAGGACGACGGGGCCGCCCTGCTGGCCTCCATGGCCACCTTCGGTGCAGCCTTCGTGGCACGACCGCTGGGCGCTGTGCTCTTCGGGCATCTGGGCGACACCATCGGGCGCAAGGCGACGCTGGTCGGTGCACTTCTGACGATGGGACTGGCCACCTTCCTGATCGGCGCACTGCCGACGATCTACCAGATCGGGCTCTGGGCTCCGGCCATGCTGACGATCTTCCGCTTCTGCCAGGGCCTCGGCCTGGGCGGTGAGTGGTCCGGCGCAGCCCTGCTGGCCAGCGAGACCGCCAAGCCCGGGAAACGGGCCCAGGCCGCCATGTGGCCCCAGCTGGGCGCGCCCTTCGGCTTCATCCTGGCCAACGGCCTCTTCCTCATCCTGGCCTGGTTCTACAGCTACGACTCCAACGCGATCCGCGCTCTGGCCGATGAGGACATCGACGCCGCACTAGCCGATCCCTTCCTGGTGTGGGGCTGGCGCATCCCGTTCCTGCTCTCTGTGGTGATGGTCGGCATCGGGCTCTATGTCCGCCTGCGGATCGAGGAGACCCCCGTCTTCGCCAAGGCGCTGGAGAACAAGGAGAAGACCAAGGTCCCGGTGGGCGAGGTCTTCCGCAAGAACTGGCGCGAGATCATCCTGGGCACCTTCATCATGCTGGCCACCTACGGCCTGTTCTACCTGATGACCACCTGGATCCTCTCCTACTCGATCGCCGCTCCCGGCGAGGACGGCACCCAGGGACTGGGCTATGACTACATGGACTTCCTGATCCTGCAGGTCGTGGCCATCGTGTTCTTCGCGATCTTCGTGCCGGTCGCCGGCCGTCTGGCCGACACCTTCGGCCGCCGTCGGATGCTGATGGTCACCACTGCGGGCATCATGATCTTCGGCTGCACCTTCGGCTTCTGGCTCAGCGCTGAGAACATCGGCTCCGGCGAGGACCTGAACGTCTGGCAGATGCTCATCTTCCTGTGCGTGGGCATGTCCCTGATGGGTCTGACCTTCGGCCCCATGTCGGCCTACCTGCCGGAGCTCTTCCCCACCAACACCCGCTACACCGGCTCCGGGGTGGCCTACAATCTGTCCTCGATCCTCGGTGCGGCGCTGACCCCATTCGTCGCCGTGTGGCTGGTCCAGACCTACGCCGTGTGGGCGGTGGGGCTCTACTTGGCCCTCCTGGGCGCCCTGACCATGATCAGCCTCATCCTCTCTCCGGAGACCTCGAAGCGGTCCCTCTACACCGCGGAGAAGCAGGAGGGGTGAAGCTTACACCCCCGACGACGGCGGCCCCTCACCGCGTGACTGTGACCTGATCACAGCGCCGGGTGAGGGGCCGCCGTCGTCGTTGTGGGGGTTCTCCCGCGTGAGTTGTTTGGGCGCAGAGTTGCCGTCTCAGCGACTTCCGGGGCCTGAGACGGCAACTCTGCGCCCAAACAACTGGGGAGGGAAGCGGGGAGGGATGCGGGAGCGCGTTCGGCGGCCCCGGACCTCAGTGCATCAGTGTCAGTGCATCAGGGAGATGAGCTCCGCGCGGTTCCGGGCGCCGGCCTTCTTCAGCAGCTTGGAGATGTGGAACTTCACCGTGTGCTCGGTGACGCCCAAGGTCCGGGCGATCTCCGCATTGCGCGCCCCGCGGGCCAACTCGTTGAGCACCTCGCGCTCACGCTCGCTGAGCTCAGGAAGCCCGCCCAGCGGAGCTGGCGCGCTCACCGGGTCCAACGGGATGCTGATGCTCATCTCCGTCCCCCATCCCGGGGTGGAGGCCACCGTCATCTGACCGTCCAGGGCGGTGACATGCTCGCTGACCGGGCGCAGGACATCGTCGTGGGGCTGAGTCTCCCCGCGGCCGTCGTCGCGGATGTTGATCAGCAGATTCAGCCCGTCGCAGTCCCAGTGCACCCGTGAGCGACGTGCCTCGCCGGCATTGACCAGCACCAGCAGCACGTTGCGGACGATCGCCCGTGCGGCATGGGCGACGTCGCCGGGCAGGGCGCGGCCATTGGCCGGCGGCTCCACGAACTCGACATCCAGCTCGCCGAAGCGGACCAGCGGCTGGACATCCTCTTTGAGACGCGAGAACGCTCCGACCACCGGCTCCAACGGGTCCTGATGCTCATCGGTGGAGGTGCGCAGCCGCACCAGCGCCGTGGCGGCGATCTGTGTGGCCGTCTCACGGGCTCCACGGTCGTTCATCCTGGAGGAGCGCAGCACAGAGAGCAGCGACTCCAGGGTCACGGCATAGCGGTCGGCCTGTTCGGAGAGCGCCCGTGCCTGGTTGGCCAGCTGCGCCCGGGTGCGGCGCTCGGCAGAGGGACCTGCTTCCTCTGCAGTGGTCTGCGGTTCAGTCACGGGCCCAGCCTAGCTGAGCCCACCTGCCCCCATCAGCCCAGGACAGGCGACGGCACCGCCCTGCCCGGGTCGGGGCAGGACGGCGCCGTCGTGTCCGGGTCGGTGGGCTGTCCGATCAGCCGACCGGAGTGAGGCTGAGGGCATCGCGCAGCGTCTGGGCCGCGGCTCCGACGTCATCGGCGGAGTAGATGGCCCCTCCGGCCACAGCGATCTGCGCGCCGGCGTCTCGGACCGAGCCGATGGAGGCGGGCTTCACGCCGCCGGCCACAGAGAACGGGACGCCTGCGGCCCGGCCGGCCTCGAGCAGCCCCTCCAGGGAGTACCCCTCCTGGGCCTGTTCGTCCAGCCCGGCGTGCATCTCCACGAACTCGGCGCCGAGGCCGACCACCTGCTGCGCGCGGGCAACCTTGTCCGCCACGCCGATCAGGTCGACCACGATGCCCTTGCCGTGTTTGGTGGCGGCCGCGACGGCGCCGGCGATCGTCGAGTCGTCGGCGGATCCCAGCACGGTCACCAGATCGGCGCCTGCGCTGAAGGCGATGTCGGCCTCGAGCTCTCCGGCGTCCATCGTCTTCATGTCGGCGAAGACCGTCTTGTCTGGGTGGGCCTCTCGGATCGCGGTGACTGCGGAGAGCCCGGCGGACTTGATCAGCGGTGTGCCCAGCTCAAGGATATCCACGTGGGGCGCAGCGGCATCAGCCCACTCCAGCGCCTGCTCGGTGGTCAGCGTGTCCATGGCGAATTGGATCTTCATAGCGGGTTCCTTTGTGTCGAGGGTCGTCGGGGAGAGGTCGGCGGCCGGTCTGGCCGCCGGGGTCTATTCGAGGTTGGTGTGGCGGGGCCAGAGGTCCTCGCCGCTCTGGTCGCTGCGGTGCCAGAGAGTATGGAAGAGGGCATCGCCCAGGAGGACGACGGTCTGTTCGAAGAGCGACCCGGCGTACTGCGCTGAGGAGGCGCTGCTTCGGTCCAGCTTCTCCGCGGCAGGGACGACGGCGACGGCGTCGGAGAGCTCGCCCAGCGCAGACTGCGGGGCGATCGTCACCGAGGCCACTCGCGCCCCGACCTCCTTGGCCTTCTGAGCTGCTCTGAGGATGCTGCCGGTGGTCCCGGAGCCGCTGGCCGCCAGCAGGACGTCGCCTGGGCCGATGGCCGGGGTGGTGGTCTCACCGACCACGTAGGTCGTCTTTCCCAGGTGCATCAGCCGCATGGCCGTCATCTTCAGAGCGAGGCCGGAGCGCCCGGCCCCGACGACGAAGATGCGCTCGGCGCCCTCGATGAGCCCAGCGAGCTCCTCGAGCCGCCCACCTCCGGCGACGGTCGCGGCCGTACGGGAGAGCTCGTCGCTGATGAGCTCCAGGGAGGCTGTCACTGTCTGTTTCGAAGTGGTCACATCTCGATCATGCGCCGCCGCGGAGCCCGCGCACAGCTCGCCGAAAGACCAGAACAACTGCCCCTTCGATCAGGCCTAGCCGTAGGGCTAGTGGATGCTGGCCGTGCCGCCTGACCGTGCCAGCACAGCAGGGTGA is part of the Nesterenkonia lacusekhoensis genome and encodes:
- the hxlB gene encoding 6-phospho-3-hexuloisomerase, translated to MTTSKQTVTASLELISDELSRTAATVAGGGRLEELAGLIEGAERIFVVGAGRSGLALKMTAMRLMHLGKTTYVVGETTTPAIGPGDVLLAASGSGTTGSILRAAQKAKEVGARVASVTIAPQSALGELSDAVAVVPAAEKLDRSSASSAQYAGSLFEQTVVLLGDALFHTLWHRSDQSGEDLWPRHTNLE